In one Desulfoferula mesophila genomic region, the following are encoded:
- a CDS encoding sigma-54-dependent transcriptional regulator: protein MSKRSSILVVDDEAAHRLMLTAHLEEAGYNVLEAPDGEAAVGQVEKARVDLVIMDLVMPRIDGMEALKRIKSSHPDLPVMMMTAYGSIDNAVKALKLGAADYITKPLDVDEVLIKIERQLKAANLARRVASQAERLGERFDFSAMVGESPPMRRLKETMALVAPSQATVLITGESGTGKEVAAQILHQNSPRADGPLIKVNCAALPENLLESELFGHEKGSFTGATSRREGRLSAADGGTLFLDEVGEMTPALQAKLLRALQEGEYSPVGSDRTYHADVRVIAATNRNLAAAVSEGEFREDLYYRLNVVNLAMPPLRDRGDDVLLLAEIFLRRFARDNNRELKGFSPEARTQLMSYAWPGNVRELINAVERSVILAQDQTIGVGELLLGMASPRSQDDSALHAGMTIREAERILIEKTLEATEGNRTRAADMLGITRKTLQNKIKEFGLPPA from the coding sequence ATGAGCAAACGTTCCAGCATCCTGGTCGTGGACGACGAGGCGGCCCACCGTCTGATGCTTACCGCCCACCTGGAAGAGGCGGGCTACAACGTTCTGGAAGCTCCGGACGGCGAAGCCGCGGTTGGCCAGGTGGAGAAGGCCCGCGTGGACCTGGTGATCATGGACCTGGTCATGCCGCGCATCGACGGCATGGAGGCGCTCAAGCGCATCAAGTCCAGCCATCCCGATCTGCCGGTGATGATGATGACCGCCTACGGCTCCATAGACAACGCGGTCAAGGCCCTCAAGTTGGGGGCGGCGGACTACATCACCAAGCCCCTGGACGTGGACGAGGTGCTCATCAAGATCGAGCGCCAACTCAAGGCCGCCAACCTGGCGCGGCGGGTGGCCTCCCAGGCCGAGCGCCTGGGCGAGCGCTTCGACTTTTCAGCCATGGTGGGCGAGAGCCCGCCCATGCGCCGCCTCAAGGAGACCATGGCCCTGGTGGCCCCCAGCCAGGCCACGGTGCTCATCACCGGCGAAAGCGGCACCGGCAAGGAAGTGGCGGCCCAAATACTGCACCAGAACTCCCCCCGCGCCGATGGACCGCTCATCAAGGTGAACTGCGCCGCCCTGCCCGAGAACCTTTTGGAGAGCGAACTGTTCGGCCACGAAAAGGGCTCCTTCACCGGAGCCACCAGCCGGCGGGAGGGGCGCCTGTCCGCCGCCGACGGAGGCACCTTGTTCCTGGACGAGGTGGGCGAGATGACCCCGGCCCTGCAAGCCAAGCTGCTCCGGGCCCTGCAAGAAGGCGAGTACTCCCCGGTGGGCAGCGACCGCACCTACCACGCCGACGTGCGGGTGATCGCGGCCACCAACCGGAACCTGGCCGCCGCCGTGTCCGAGGGGGAATTCCGCGAAGACCTCTACTACCGTCTCAACGTGGTGAACCTGGCCATGCCCCCTCTGCGCGACCGGGGGGATGACGTGCTTTTGCTGGCCGAAATCTTCCTGCGCCGTTTTGCTCGGGACAACAACCGGGAGCTGAAGGGCTTCAGCCCCGAGGCCCGTACCCAGTTGATGAGCTACGCCTGGCCGGGCAACGTGCGCGAACTCATCAACGCGGTGGAGCGCTCGGTTATCCTGGCCCAGGACCAGACCATCGGGGTGGGCGAGTTGCTCCTGGGCATGGCCAGCCCCCGCTCGCAAGACGATTCGGCCTTGCACGCGGGCATGACCATTCGCGAGGCGGAACGCATTCTCATCGAAAAGACCCTGGAAGCCACCGAGGGCAACCGCACCCGGGCGGCCGACATGTTGGGTATCACCCGCAAGACCCTGCAAAACAAAATTAAGGAATTTGGCCTGCCGCCGGCGTAA